The genome window AAACCAGTCGGTGCGAAGCGCATATTGGTGTCGGGTTGCCCTATGGCCATACCCAACTGGAAGATTCCAATGATAGTGGAACAGGCTGGTGCCGTGATAGTAGGCGAAGAAAGTTGTGTTGGCGAAAGGCATACGAAAAATACCGTAAAAGAAGACCTAACTGATCTGAACGATATACTTCATGCCATAGCCCGACGCTATATGCAGATCGACTGTGCCACCTTCACCCCCAATGAAGAACGCATGGATCACATAATAGAATTGGTTCGCAAGACAGAGGCGCAGGGCGTAATTCACTATGCCATCCAATTCTGCCAGCCCTATACCATAGAGGCCAAACGGGTTGAAGAACGTTTACGGTTGGAAGGTATTCAATACCTCAGGATCGAGACCGACTATTCTCTACAGGACTTGGAGGCCTTAAAGACACGCATAGAGGCATTTTTAGAGACATTATGATCAGTCATATGCAATCCATGTAGATGTAGACAAGCTGTGTTTAGTACTTTGGTCCCATAAAATGATTACGACAGCAGGATTGGACATAGGTTCTCGCACTATAAAATTGGTCTTGATGCAAGACGGCGCTGGAATAGTTCACATGGAAAAGGAGGAGACCTCCTTTGATTATATGGACCAAACTAAAAGGATGTTGAAAGGCAAGGGATACGAGGCCATACTGGTTACCGGCTATGGCCGCCACCTGGTGGGCGAGGCCATGAAAATCGGCCGTATAACTGAGATCAAGGCCCATGCAGCCGGGGTACGTCAGCTCATTCCAGGGGTTCGCACCATACTGGACATCGGTGGTCAGGACACCAAGGTTATCTCCCTTGATTCAAGCGGTAAGGTGATACGGTTCGAGATGAACGACCGCTGTGCAGCAGGTACGGGACGCTTTTTAGAGGTGATGTCCCAAGCAGTGGGTTGCAAAGTCTCTGAACTGGCCGACCTGGCCATGAAGGGCCGAGGAAATGTGGCTATCAACAGCCTATGCACGGTTTTTGCCGAGACAGAGGCAATCTCCCTAAAGGCCAGGGGTGCAAATCCAGAAGATGTAGCCAGCGCTATAGTTGATTCGGTGGTGCAGAGAGCGGCGGGCATGATCAAGCGAATCGGTCTTTCACCCACTGTTGCCTTTTGCGGCGGTGTAGCCCGAAACAAGGCAGTTGCGGCAGGGCTTGCCAAGTGCCTTGGAACGCTGGTCGTCACACCTGATGAGCCTGATTTTACTGGAGCTATTGGGGCCGCGATCTTGGCATTACAAAATATACAACAAACGGGGGCGAAGGTGCTGGCGCATCCCGCGGGCTGCAAACCCGTCGGCCCTGTCTAAAAAACAGGGAGGAGGTTCAATTCCCCTCGCCCCCTTATCATTACAATTTGCTGATTACATGAGAAATTCCATCATCATTGCAGTGATGGGACACGTTAAACATGGCAAGACTAGCCTTGTAAGGACATTGACAGGGGCCGAATTAAACCGCCATCCGGAAGAAAAAAGGCGTGGTCTTACTATAAATCCCGGTCACGCTGTCCTCCGTCTATCTTGCGGCCGGGAGATCTTTTTTGTAGATCTTCCAGGCCATCAAGAATACCTCCACAATGCAATCCGCGGACTCTGGGGTATTGATGCAGCGATACTTGTTGTCGCGGCCGATGAGGGGGTTATGCCCCAAACACGTGAACACCTCTCCATTGTCAGGCTCCTTGGGATCCCCAAGGTGATAGTTGCCCTTACAAAGACGGACAGGGTGGACGATGAACTCCTTGTTATGGCTGAAGAGGAGACGCGAGGGCTTATTTTTACCTCTCCTTATAAAAATGCCAGGATGATCCGTTTTTCTTCTAGGACGGGGCTTGGGAAAGATGAGCTTATAAATGCGGTCGAAGATGTTTTCAATCGCCTTCCGTCTCCAGATCCAGATCGGCCTTTTATGATGGCGATCGACCATGTCTTTTATAAAGACGGACATGGGACTGTTGTGACTGGCTCGATAACCTCAGGGATTATTGGGGTTGATGATGAGGTTGAGATATATCCGTCAGGCATCAAGGACAGGATCAGATTGATCCAGGCCGGGCATGAAACGAAAAAGGCAGTTACGGCCGGTATGAGAGCGGGGATAAATCTATCGGGAATCAGACATTATCAGATTAAACCAGGCGACCTCCTGGGAACCCCGGGCAAGATATGCCTGGGTCGATTCATAAATACCGAGCTGCATGTCCAAGACGATATCAAAAGGCCTATCAAAAACAATTCGGCCGTAAGATTATTCCTGGGAACAAAGTCATATATCTGCAAAATCGTCATAATAGAAAGACGAGATGCAATTATGCCTGGCGAAAAGGCATTGGTCCAATTAAGGCTCAGGGAACAGGCAGCGGCCCTGCCCTTTTCTCCTTTCATAGTTTCAGGACTCTCCCCTGAAGAGGTGCTCGGCGGCGGGCGCGTGCTGGAGATGACAAACCGGAAGTGGAGGACAAGACACCAAGAGGGACTGGACCTCTTAGATGCACTCGCTCGAGGTTGCATTGAGGAGATTATAATCGCCTTATTAAAGGCAAGGCCTCTTTCAGTCATCACATTGGATGAATTTGCAATATCGTCAGGCTATCCTATCCGATTGGTAATCAATGCTATTTTGTCTCTATATAAAGACAATAAAATCATCAAGATTTCGAATGGATTCTATCTATATAAACGTTTTCATATCTTAAAAAAGACCGCTGCAGATGAAATAAGGGCATATCACAAGCTATACCCTGCTAATGATGGAATGCCTATTGAGATGCTGAGGGCAAGATTTAAAGACCTGCCGGTTCAACTTATAGATACGCTTATTGCAGACATGATATTGCGGCGTACCATTAAAAAAACAGACAATTTTTTAAGCCTGGCAGGGTTTAAGCCACAGCTGGGCGCTGATATTAAGGTCTTGACGAAGAAGGTCATGGCCATCGCAGAGAAGAGCTCTATAATGCCGGTCACTTTTCATTCAATGCTTGATCTATTGAAAATAGATGAAAAGCAGCTTTCAGACGCAATAAGATATCTGATAAAACAAGGCATGCTCGTTAGGGTCTACAAAAATAGGGGTGGTAACAGGGAAGAGTTTATGACACCTGACGCCTTGGATATAATCAAGGAAAGAGTAGCGCAACATATATTAAAAAATGGCAGGCTTACACTTGAAGACGCCAAAGGCCTTTTCCCGCTTGGCAGGCGGATCATAAACATCCTCGATTATCTTGACTCCATTTCTTTCACCCTAAATAAAGGCAATGCAGGGCGCGTCCTCTACCCAAGGCCCGTCTTTGTCGAAAGGAATCGGCAGGTACATTCGGTTCCATCCGACACGGATGGCTCTTAGATCGACCGCTTGCAAAGGTGGATTTTTTAAGGGGGTCCCTTTTATTGGCTATTATATAGTAAAATAGCATTGCGCGGGTCCCACTTTTTGAAAAAATGGTCCGTTGCGGTAGTCTTGCCTACCGGCATATGGCCATAGATAATGGAAAGTTGGTCTGCAGCCTTTGCCTTTGGTTCTTTATCTACGATCACTTTCCACATAGCAGCCACAAGCCCTGATCTATCGGCACCTGACTGGCAATGTATCAATATAGGGCGTGGAGCGTTTTTGAATATCTTTACAAGTTTACGAACGTCATCGTCTTTCAGCTCCCTCGATGCCGCCAGAGAGATGTCGTAATGAGCTACATGTTGTTCCCTACTGACCTCTAATTCTTCCACATACCACATTTTGCCGGTATTTTCTCCGCGCAGGTTGAGGATACTCCTGATGCCGTATTTTTTTATGTAATATTCGAGTTCATCCCTGTCCATCTGGGCGGATCTGTATGCCTCGCCGGGCGTAATTACATGGAAATTGCCCTGTTCCTCCATGTACAGTAAATATACTGTACCCAGAATGGCCAGTAATGAAAAAAGCGAAAGTATCGGGATGAAGAACTTAAATCTGCGCATTTGTGCCTCCTAATAGGACACCTTGAAGAATAGGTTTCACGGCCATGTTGTCTCTTGCTGGTCTGGCTGACTCCGATACCTCGAAAATGAGGCGTGATAGCCTATGTCTTGCTTGCGGACAGGACTGTCTACGCCGGAAAAGGGGGGTGCCGGACCCATTCAGAGCATTGACGGGTTATACAATGACCTTGAATTATTAGATGTATCATTCGTTAAAAGAGCATATAGCGGGATGCATATCTAGATAACTGATTAATATTAACTTCGTCAATATTCTATGAAAATTATAATACTAAATTAATTTAATGTTCATTTTTTTATAATATTCTTTTTGTATTTTTTGTATGGAAATAGAAGAAGCAGAAACTGTTAAATAATAATTAAGGGGGTGCTAAAAAGATGAAGAGGATAATAACGATTGTTACAATTGGCGTTGCCTTAACTGCTGTTATCGCCATTGATGGCGTTTATACAAGTGAAGCAAATCAAGGTGCGGCAACGACCGCTGCCCGTACCTTTAATGGTTGGCAGTATGCCGGAAGCGCCAAGATCGACCTTAATGCAGCCCGTCGTATTGCCCAAAAGGCCTTTGCCGGCGATATACTCTCTGAGGAACTGGAACATGAAGGCGGTGGCAGCGGTCTGCGCTATTCCTTTGATATCCGCAAGAATGGTATCACCCATGAGGTGGGTGTGGACGCTGTGACAGGAAAGGTGTTGGAAAATTCGGTGGAAGGTCGCTAAGGCTCTACCAAGCAATCTGTCATGTGATTCAAAAAGGCCTTCTTTAGGTCTTAAATCTCCCATATCTAAGCGCCAGGGTTGGCAGAATGAGTAGATTGAGCGCTGTGGAGGTAATCAACCCGCCCAGGATGACTGCGGCCATCGGGCCTTCGATCTCGTTGCCTGGCGCGCCGCTGGTTAAGGCCAACGGCAGCAGTCCCAGGGCGGTGACTAGCGCAGTCATCAAGATCGGCGACAGACGCTCTGCAGCACCCTTGATTGCCGTCGTTTTGTCCCACGCCATGCCTTCCACTTCGACCAAATGACGGTAGTGTGAGATTAACATGATGGCATTGCGAAGTGTGATGCCGAAAAGGGTAACAAAGCCCACTACTGACCCGATAGACAGCACGCCGCCTGTTGCGAGCGCTACGACTACACCGCCGGCCAGCGCAAAGGGTAGGTTGATGAATACCAAGAGGGCCGAGCGCACGTTGCCCAGTGCCATATACAACAACAATGTCACCCCTGCCGCTGCCAGCATCGAATGCAACAGCAGATCGCGCTGGGCCCTAGCTCGTTCAGGCGCATCACCGGCGAATATCAGGTAAAAGCCGCGTGGCAATCTAACATGAGCGGCGATCTGTTTCTTCGCGGCCTTGACAAAACTTGACAGGGCGCGCCCTCTTACCTCTGCCGTCACGACCTGTATGCGTTGTGCTTCGTTGTGCAGAATCAGGTAGCGGCCATTGGTCTGGGTAATGTCCGCCACGTCTTTGAGCAGCACCATCTGGCCATCCGGCGTCTTTAGTGGCAACTCGCCGACCTGTGCCGGACTTTGCCGTAGGTGCGGCGCCAGCACTACCGTCACGTCAAATGCCCGGTTGCCTTCATACACCTCGCCTACCGAAGTACCAGCGTAGGCGGCTTCGACCGCGCTCATGGCATCAACTGGGGCGATACCGAGCCGTGACAAGACGCTATTGCGCAGGCGGATGATCATCTGCGGAATACCTACCGGCGCCTCTACTCGTACTGTGCCAGCGCCTGGAACGTTGCGGATCGCAGCGGCGATTTCTTTGGCCTTGCGGTCGAGTACATCAAGGTCGTTGCCATAGACATCCACCACAACCGGTGCTGTATAACCCGCAATCGTCTCATGGATGCGTTCGGTGAGAAAGGTGTTGACCGAAAAGTTCGCCCCAACAAAGGATGAAACGGCCTTACGGATGGCGTTTAATACGTGCTGCTGTCCGGCGCCCGAAAGCGGGGTCAAGTCCACCTCAAACTCACTCGAAAACGCCCCTGCCGGATCTGATACCTGGGTCGCCCGCCCTACGCGCTGCGCCACTGAACGTATCCCAGGGATCCGGCTGAGCGCCGCAGTGACACGCTGCCCCAGCGCGAGTGACTGGGCCAGCGACGTGCCGGGCGCCAGTTTCATGTGGACAATGAAATGGCCCTCGTGCAGCGCTGGTAGGAATGTGCCTTGCATGAATGGCAACGCAACGAATACCGCCCCACACAACAACATCACGGTCAAAATCGCTGCGCCCGTATGACGGTCGATATTGGCGAGCAAGCGCGTGTAGCGCATATTGAGCCATCTGCTCAAAGGCGGTTCTTGCGCCTCGGCCGCCCGGCTGGCAAGCAATGAATAGGCAAGCGCCGGGGTAAGCGTCAGTGCCACTGCAAGTGAAGCCATGATAGCCGCGATATAGGCGATTGCCAGCGGACCGAACAGTCTGCCAGCTACGCCGGACAGCGTCAATACCGGCACAAACACTAGGGCCACGATAAAGGTGGCTTAGATCACTGCACCGCGTACCTCGAGTGAGGCATTCAATACCACTTGTGCTGCATCCAATGGGATAGGCAGCATTCGGTTTTCGCGCAGGCGTCGGAAGATGTTCTCCATATCGACAATGGCGTCGTCAACCACCTCACCGATAGCGATGGCAAGTCCGCCCAACGTCATAGTATTGAGGCCGATACCAAAGTGATTGAGCACGATCACAGCGGTCAGCAACGCCAGCGGAATCGCTGTGGCTGAAATAACCGCGGCGCGTATGTTGAACAGGAACAAAAACAGCACCGTCAGCACCAGCGCGGCACCGATCAGAAGGGCGGTGCGCAGATGGCTAATCGCGGTTTCGATGAAGTTGGCCGGGCGGAACAGGTCGGGATGCAGGGTCACGCCTTCGGCGGCAAGGGCTGGTTTAAGCTGCGCGAGGCGTTGTTCCAGTGTCTGGGTCACTGCCATGGTATTCGCGCCATACTGTTCCTCGATCACCAGCATCACCCCAGGTTGGCCTTGGATCGAAGCTGCGCCTACTGCAGGTGCCGGCGCAATCTTCACCTGCGCCACGTCTGCCATGCGTAAGGTGATGCCGCCCTGATGGCGCAGCACCACCGTGCCCAGCGCCACGGCGGAAATCGGCTGCCCAGTGGTTTCCAAGACGATGCGCTGATTGTTGTTTTCGATAAAACCAGCACCACGCACCGCCGTTGCCCGCTTCGCTGCGTTTACCACGTCCTGGATCGACAGGCCGTAACGCACCAGCTTGTCCGGGTCGACCTGAATCTGCAACTGCTTAATCTCACCGCCGAATACCGAGATACCAGCTACCCCTTTCACGGAAAGCAGTTGCGGCTTGACGATCCAGTCAGCAAGGGTGCGCAATTTCATCAGGGAACACGTGTTCGAGGTCAGACCGACGCTCAACACTACACTGGTAGAGGAAGCCAGCGGCAGCAAAATAGGTGCCTTCACACCCCGAGGAAGCGCGCTGACGGCACCGCCAATCTGCTCTGCTACAAGCTGTCTAGCTCGATAGATATCGGTGCCTGACACGAAGATCAAGGTTATCATAGAAAGCCCTTGAAATGATTTCGAGCGCATGATCTTAATCCCTGCTATGCCGGCCAACCGGCTCTCCAGCGGCTGGGTGACCAGTACTTCTACCTGTTCGGGTGACAAGCTCGGTGCCTCGGTCTGAACCTGTACCTGAGGAGGTGCGAATTCCGGGAACACATCCAGCCGCGCATGACTGAGAGCGAACAAGCCGTATCTGGCCAGCAGCATGGCCAGGGAGATGACGACGCCGCGGAAACGGATAGCAAAGCAAACGATACCTCTAATCATCGTCATCACCGCCGCCCGGATTGCCTGGTTGCGGCTTCGGCTGGAACTCTTCAGAGAACAGCAGGGCTGCGCCCTTTACCACAACACGTTCGCCACCATGCCATCCGTTAGCAACAAACCAGCCGTTGGGTACGGGTGTGTCGACGACAATCTCGCGCCGGACGAAATGCGTATCATCGTTCTGCACATAGACCCATGCCCTTCCCTGCCACCAGACAACTGCAGAATCGGGTACGATGACCCCCTGCCTTTTAGGACCTATCGGCAGCCAGGCGGTTATATTCATTCCCGGAAATAGGCCCGCTCTTGCGGGGATGATGTAGAAAAACCCAGCCCTTTGCGTAAGCGGATTTGCATGCGGGGCCGATGAAACAAGGCTGGCTGGCAAAAGATTGCCGTCAGAGGCTTGGATTAGCGCGGTCCCTGGTGCATGTTCAAGATGTTTATCAAAGGACGTGATCTGAACGAGGAGATCTTGTTGTTGCAACAAATGATTGAAAGATGGGGAATCCTCAACTATCCATTTAGCTATCACGGGTCCCCATTGCTGGGCTATGATTGTTTCTATAATATGCAAAGTGCCATTTGCAGCCTCCACATCGGCCTTGTTTGAGAGCCATGCCGTCTCAGCGGATTCGAGGGCCTTGTCAGAGATATTCCCGTTTTTATGGAGGGCCCTTAACCGTTCATATTCCCTGTAAGAGGCATTGAAGTGTGCTTCTGTCTTTTTCATCATAGCCTTTTGAGCTACATAAGAATTATAGAGATTGGCAAGTCCTGAGACCTCTATAACCCTTCCATATGCCTTAAGTTCTTCATGACGCGAATCCACTTTTAATGGCGCAACGACTATCCCGCTTTTTATTCGGGAGGCCGCGTCAACGGCAACAGTGACCTTTCCGTTCTCAATCGATATACAGGAAGGGGCATTGACAGGTCGCTCATGCTGCCGTCTCTTTGCCAGAGGCTTGTATGCCGTTGGATATATCCAGATCAAAAAGGCACTAATCCCCATCAGGACAACAATGACAAACGATAATAATTTTCTGTTTGGGTTCATCTTTTCTTAAACCTGCTCTTACCGAAATCCGTTTGAGAGAAATTGAAAGATGTCTTATCGGCTTGGAGGGGGTGTTCGAGTGCATCCTCCAGCATACCAAGGGATTGCTGGACGTTTACCAAGGCATTTAATCGTAAGAGCGTCGTGGAATAACATTCTAATTGGATACTTAAAATGGAAAGCTTGTCCGTTTCGCCTGCCTCAAACATCATCTGAATGGATTGAAGTTGTTCTTTTTTGGCCGATAACATGGAATCAGCCGTCTCCAACTCTCGGAGGGCAGATTTATATCCTGCAAACGCCCGGTCGATCTCTCCTATAATCTTGGCCTGGAGGGCAATAAACTTGGCTGACATCTCTTTATATCTGGCCTTCGCCTCTGCAATCGGTCCTTTGTTGCTGTTTAAAATCGGCAGGGTTATGGAAAGCCCAATTGCCCACTTGTTATCTCCCTGGTCAAAAGTATAGCCTGGGCCGAGGTGGATATCGGGGTACTGTTTAGCAATTTCAAGCTGCAGAGCCGACTCGCTGGCGGCGTATTCAGAAAGTGCGCCCAGGATATCGGGCCGACTGAGCAAGGCCTGACGACGGATGGTCTGCAAATGGATGTCGCGGGCAGAAGGGAACTCTTTCATAAAGCCGAAAGATATATGGACATTATTTAGGGCGGATACAGGTAAACCTATGGCATCGGCAAGCTGCACGCGTGCCTCAGCGGCCTGCCTTTGCGCTTCACTTAGGGATAGACTGACCTTGGTAAGAAAGATTCGTGCCTATGTCACATCAGTCAGGGATATCTCTCCAAGGGACAGTCGCTGTTCAAGCAGCCTGACGATATCCCTCTGGACAGCAAATTGTCTTTGTAAGACAATTTCAGCCCGCTCTGTTTTATAAAAATTGAGAAGCGCCCTTCGCAGACAGCTCCTGACCTGCCACGCCGTTGTTGCAATATTCATACGCGCGGCTTCTTATAGGTCTTTTGCCATAGCTATGCGATAATTGCGTCTGCCCGCTGTTTCTATTGGTAGATCAAGATTAAATCCGAGGGTCCATGGAGATAACCCTCCGGCAGTCTTGGTATTATATTCCGGTGTGAATCCGGCTACCGGATTCGGTCTTGCGCCGGCACTGATCACCCTTGCCCTGGCGGTCTCCCATCTGGCACTGGCCACATTC of Dissulfurimicrobium hydrothermale contains these proteins:
- the selB gene encoding selenocysteine-specific translation elongation factor, with protein sequence MRNSIIIAVMGHVKHGKTSLVRTLTGAELNRHPEEKRRGLTINPGHAVLRLSCGREIFFVDLPGHQEYLHNAIRGLWGIDAAILVVAADEGVMPQTREHLSIVRLLGIPKVIVALTKTDRVDDELLVMAEEETRGLIFTSPYKNARMIRFSSRTGLGKDELINAVEDVFNRLPSPDPDRPFMMAIDHVFYKDGHGTVVTGSITSGIIGVDDEVEIYPSGIKDRIRLIQAGHETKKAVTAGMRAGINLSGIRHYQIKPGDLLGTPGKICLGRFINTELHVQDDIKRPIKNNSAVRLFLGTKSYICKIVIIERRDAIMPGEKALVQLRLREQAAALPFSPFIVSGLSPEEVLGGGRVLEMTNRKWRTRHQEGLDLLDALARGCIEEIIIALLKARPLSVITLDEFAISSGYPIRLVINAILSLYKDNKIIKISNGFYLYKRFHILKKTAADEIRAYHKLYPANDGMPIEMLRARFKDLPVQLIDTLIADMILRRTIKKTDNFLSLAGFKPQLGADIKVLTKKVMAIAEKSSIMPVTFHSMLDLLKIDEKQLSDAIRYLIKQGMLVRVYKNRGGNREEFMTPDALDIIKERVAQHILKNGRLTLEDAKGLFPLGRRIINILDYLDSISFTLNKGNAGRVLYPRPVFVERNRQVHSVPSDTDGS
- a CDS encoding dual specificity protein phosphatase family protein; its protein translation is MRRFKFFIPILSLFSLLAILGTVYLLYMEEQGNFHVITPGEAYRSAQMDRDELEYYIKKYGIRSILNLRGENTGKMWYVEELEVSREQHVAHYDISLAASRELKDDDVRKLVKIFKNAPRPILIHCQSGADRSGLVAAMWKVIVDKEPKAKAADQLSIIYGHMPVGKTTATDHFFKKWDPRNAILLYNSQ
- a CDS encoding PepSY domain-containing protein yields the protein MKRIITIVTIGVALTAVIAIDGVYTSEANQGAATTAARTFNGWQYAGSAKIDLNAARRIAQKAFAGDILSEELEHEGGGSGLRYSFDIRKNGITHEVGVDAVTGKVLENSVEGR
- a CDS encoding efflux RND transporter periplasmic adaptor subunit encodes the protein MNPNRKLLSFVIVVLMGISAFLIWIYPTAYKPLAKRRQHERPVNAPSCISIENGKVTVAVDAASRIKSGIVVAPLKVDSRHEELKAYGRVIEVSGLANLYNSYVAQKAMMKKTEAHFNASYREYERLRALHKNGNISDKALESAETAWLSNKADVEAANGTLHIIETIIAQQWGPVIAKWIVEDSPSFNHLLQQQDLLVQITSFDKHLEHAPGTALIQASDGNLLPASLVSSAPHANPLTQRAGFFYIIPARAGLFPGMNITAWLPIGPKRQGVIVPDSAVVWWQGRAWVYVQNDDTHFVRREIVVDTPVPNGWFVANGWHGGERVVVKGAALLFSEEFQPKPQPGNPGGGDDDD
- a CDS encoding TolC family protein, with product MQLADAIGLPVSALNNVHISFGFMKEFPSARDIHLQTIRRQALLSRPDILGALSEYAASESALQLEIAKQYPDIHLGPGYTFDQGDNKWAIGLSITLPILNSNKGPIAEAKARYKEMSAKFIALQAKIIGEIDRAFAGYKSALRELETADSMLSAKKEQLQSIQMMFEAGETDKLSILSIQLECYSTTLLRLNALVNVQQSLGMLEDALEHPLQADKTSFNFSQTDFGKSRFKKR